The following proteins come from a genomic window of Trichoplusia ni isolate ovarian cell line Hi5 chromosome 16, tn1, whole genome shotgun sequence:
- the LOC113501841 gene encoding UPF0489 protein C5orf22 homolog: MAEIRGTAHTPLKQFKKIPIYVVEEHNDALQFIYSAIGGKKLPLEGTTLLHLDAHPDMLIDRKLKGEEARSGRQVLPLLQIENWIVPAVAAGHIDRVVWLRPPWAGQFRDDTRAIHVGDHPTTGELRVDCKEPYYLSDALYSSKLINKKKFIFTTAELSDSALAEDHNNIQKLVTHLNITQPYVLDIDLDFFSTGNPFLSLYENIKVYDRLQPIFDFKLPDNDETETIDKVVESRERQLEELENLFQHLEKFDNLDEYEGEQSHTYHMVADLAAAINEEAKKLNEKPDWWAVFAGGCTRDQGGLPYHISTEQEIQRLVKDALVPLLKNIPPPILITVARSTDDGYCPPHQVEYIQSLVLETLKEMYDADDPALHYLTVNTF; encoded by the exons ATGGCTGAAATTCGAGGAACTGCTCATACGCCCctgaaacaatttaaaaagattcCTATTTATGTCGTCGAAGAACACAATGATGCATTACAGTTCATTTATTCAGCCATTGGTGGCAAGAAGTTACCATTAGAGGGAACGACTCTCCTACACTTAGATGCGCATCCAGATATGCTAATTGATCGCAAATTGAAAGGAGAGGAAGCACGTTCAGGGAGACAAGTTTTGCCGTTATTACAAATTGAAAACTGGATCGTGCCAGCAGTGGCCGCTGGACATATCGACCGAGTAGTGTGGCTGCGTCCGCCTTGGGCAGGACAGTTCCGCGACGACACACGCGCTATACATGTCGGAGACCACCCTACAACAGGCGAGCTTCGAGTAGATTGCAAGGAACCATATTACCTCTCTGATGCTTTATATTCATCGAAACTAATCAataagaaaaagtttatttttacgacaGCAGAACTTTCTGATTCCGCGCTCGCTGAAGATCATAACAACATACAAAAATTAGTAACGCACCTCAACATTACGCAGCCGTATGTTCTCGACatcgatttagatttttttagcaCAGGAAATCCTTTTCTCTCAttatatgaaaacataaaagtttACGATCGATTGCAACCgatatttgatttcaaactTCCCGATAACGATGAAACTGAAACAATCGATAAAGTTGTTGAATCAAGAGAACGACAACTTGAAGAACTTGAAAACTTGTTCCAACACTTGGAAAAGTTTGATAACTTGGATGAATACGAAGGCGAACAATCTCACACGTATCACATG GTAGCCGATTTAGCCGCTGCTATAAATGAAGAGGCTAAGAAGTTGAATGAGAAGCCCGATTGGTGGGCTGTTTTTGCAGGAGGATGCACACGTGATCAAGGAGGGTTACCTTACCACATAAGTACCGAACAAGAAATACAGAGACTAGTTAAGGATGCACTAGTGCCATTATTAAAGAACATACCTCCGCCTATTCTTATAACAGTTGCAAGATCTACTGATGATGGCTATTGCCCACCTCATCAG gTGGAGTACATACAATCCCTTGTGTTGGAGactttaaaagaaatgtatgaTGCAGATGACCCCGCTTTGCATTACCTTACTGTTAATACCTTTTAA